Proteins encoded in a region of the Dorea longicatena genome:
- the prdC gene encoding proline reductase-associated electron transfer protein PrdC has translation MGNVQMLLRQHVGAPCAPCVEVGAEVKKGTLIATPTGLGANIFSSVYGKVTEITEDRIIIEPAAEQPDEFIPVTESVEGITDESSKLDLVKAAGIVGMGGAGFPTGVKLNINLEETPMGELDPEINPELPKDFKLDCGYILVNAAECEPGLEHNTRQIEEQSDKLIRGIKYSMEITHAKKAIIAIKKKHHKAIKVLQKALENEPDIKMHLMADIYPMGEERAVVRECLGVLLTTTQLPSAARSVVINVETVCKIAEAVDEKKPCISKNMTVRGKLNGGNEAHVFFDVPVGVSVGEMIEKAGGIDGKYGEIIMGGAFTGKSTTLDAPTTKTTGAILVTIEFPDLHGATMGILVCACGGSEERMREIASKMNAKVVSMCKCKQAIENKPGAPLKCLRPGNCPGQVKNNIQFKKDKCEYILIGNCSDCSNTVMASGPKMGLKVFHQTDHVMRTVGHPLYRSLKVSKEVSQEIDF, from the coding sequence ATGGGAAATGTACAGATGTTATTACGCCAGCATGTTGGCGCTCCTTGTGCACCATGTGTAGAAGTTGGTGCTGAGGTGAAAAAGGGTACTCTCATTGCTACACCAACAGGCCTGGGAGCTAACATCTTTTCAAGCGTGTATGGAAAAGTAACAGAGATTACAGAAGACCGCATCATCATCGAGCCGGCCGCTGAACAGCCGGATGAATTCATTCCGGTTACCGAATCAGTAGAAGGTATCACAGATGAATCATCAAAACTTGATCTGGTGAAAGCAGCCGGAATCGTAGGAATGGGAGGAGCCGGATTCCCGACAGGAGTAAAACTTAATATTAATTTAGAAGAAACTCCGATGGGTGAGCTTGATCCTGAGATCAACCCAGAGCTTCCGAAAGACTTCAAACTGGATTGTGGATACATTCTTGTAAATGCAGCTGAATGCGAACCGGGACTGGAACACAACACAAGACAGATCGAAGAGCAGAGTGATAAATTAATCCGTGGTATTAAATATAGTATGGAAATCACTCACGCAAAGAAAGCAATCATTGCTATTAAGAAGAAACATCATAAAGCAATCAAGGTATTACAGAAAGCTCTTGAGAATGAGCCTGATATCAAGATGCATCTGATGGCTGATATCTACCCGATGGGTGAGGAACGTGCAGTAGTAAGAGAGTGTCTTGGGGTATTACTCACAACTACACAGCTTCCATCAGCAGCTAGATCTGTTGTTATCAATGTAGAAACTGTCTGTAAGATCGCTGAAGCGGTTGATGAAAAGAAACCTTGTATCAGCAAGAATATGACAGTCCGTGGTAAATTAAACGGTGGAAATGAAGCACACGTATTCTTCGACGTACCAGTTGGTGTAAGCGTTGGAGAGATGATCGAAAAAGCCGGCGGAATCGACGGAAAATATGGAGAGATCATCATGGGTGGAGCTTTCACAGGAAAGTCTACTACATTAGATGCACCTACAACAAAAACAACAGGAGCAATCCTCGTTACAATCGAGTTCCCGGATCTCCACGGAGCAACAATGGGAATTCTTGTATGTGCCTGCGGCGGAAGCGAAGAGCGTATGCGTGAGATCGCTTCTAAGATGAATGCCAAAGTAGTATCTATGTGCAAATGTAAACAGGCAATTGAAAACAAACCGGGAGCACCACTGAAGTGCTTAAGACCTGGTAACTGTCCTGGACAGGTTAAGAACAATATACAGTTCAAGAAAGACAAATGTGAATACATTCTGATCGGTAACTGCTCAGACTGTTCAAACACTGTAATGGCATCCGGACCGAAGATGGGACTGAAGGTATTCCATCAGACAGACCATGTTATGAGAACAGTTGGACATCCACTGTACAGAAGCCTGAAGGTTTCTAAAGAAGTAAGTCAGGAAATTGATTTTTAA
- the prdA gene encoding D-proline reductase (dithiol) proprotein PrdA, whose protein sequence is MSITAETAKAHAHDPAVLCCRAEAGITIEPANLEDPAIFDDLVDSGLLNLDGCLTIEEVLGAKLTKTCDSLCPLTNDVLDGVKAPTTPVEEAEEEAPAEEAAPAAPVATAATVAGGTLKIHIGEGKDINLEIPVGALGATGEAVAEVPAAAVAATATAEAPVEEAKVVGTLTRRHIKITEVKRGPETKIEGTTLYIREGIEAEVIADQELVKDFHLEIITPDQYHTYSETIMDVQPIATKEGDAILGEGATRVLDGVVMMLTGTDEGGVQIGEFGSSEGYLDENIMWGRPGCPDKGEIFIKGNIVVQEKTNMERRGPMAAHTAFDIITQEIREVMKELDDSFIVEDEELKSIRRPGKKKVVIVKEIMGQGAMHDNFILPVEPVGILGARANVDLGNVPVCVSPLEVLDGCIHALTCIGPASKEMSRHYWREPLVLEALHDEEVDLCGVVFVGSPQINAEKYYVSRRVGHTVEMMDVDGAFVTTEGFGNNHIDFASHIEQIGMRGIPVVGLSFCAVQGALVVGNKYMQYMVDNNKSESGIENEVLGCNTLCQEEGIRALAMLKAAMAGEEVKAAEKKWNPNVKATNVELIEAACGKKIELVDNEQSLPMSQKRKEKYD, encoded by the coding sequence ATGTCAATCACAGCTGAAACAGCAAAAGCACATGCTCATGATCCTGCAGTACTGTGCTGTAGAGCAGAAGCTGGTATCACAATTGAGCCGGCTAATCTCGAAGATCCAGCAATTTTTGATGATCTGGTAGATTCAGGATTATTAAACCTGGACGGATGCCTTACAATCGAAGAAGTACTGGGTGCAAAACTTACAAAAACTTGTGATTCTCTTTGCCCGTTAACAAATGATGTTCTGGATGGTGTAAAAGCACCTACAACTCCAGTAGAAGAGGCAGAGGAAGAAGCTCCGGCAGAGGAAGCTGCACCAGCAGCACCAGTTGCAACAGCAGCAACAGTAGCTGGAGGAACACTTAAGATCCACATCGGAGAAGGAAAAGATATCAATCTTGAAATTCCGGTTGGAGCTCTTGGAGCAACAGGAGAAGCAGTAGCGGAAGTACCTGCAGCAGCAGTAGCAGCTACAGCAACAGCAGAAGCACCTGTTGAAGAAGCAAAAGTAGTAGGAACATTAACAAGAAGACACATTAAGATCACAGAGGTTAAGAGAGGACCAGAGACAAAGATCGAAGGAACAACTCTTTACATCCGTGAAGGAATTGAAGCAGAAGTAATTGCTGATCAGGAACTGGTTAAAGATTTCCATCTTGAAATCATCACTCCTGACCAATACCACACATACTCAGAGACAATCATGGATGTTCAGCCAATCGCTACAAAAGAAGGCGATGCAATCCTTGGTGAAGGCGCAACAAGAGTACTTGACGGCGTTGTTATGATGCTGACAGGAACAGATGAAGGCGGAGTTCAGATTGGTGAGTTCGGTTCTTCAGAAGGATACCTTGACGAGAACATCATGTGGGGACGTCCTGGATGCCCGGATAAGGGAGAAATCTTTATCAAAGGTAACATCGTAGTTCAGGAAAAGACTAACATGGAACGTCGTGGACCTATGGCTGCACATACAGCATTTGACATCATTACTCAGGAAATCCGTGAAGTAATGAAAGAATTAGATGACAGCTTCATCGTTGAAGACGAAGAACTGAAATCAATCCGTCGTCCAGGTAAGAAGAAAGTCGTAATCGTAAAAGAGATCATGGGACAGGGAGCTATGCATGATAACTTCATCCTTCCTGTAGAACCAGTTGGTATCCTTGGCGCAAGAGCTAACGTAGACTTAGGAAACGTACCTGTATGCGTATCTCCACTTGAGGTACTTGATGGATGTATCCATGCATTAACATGTATCGGACCTGCATCTAAAGAGATGTCAAGACATTACTGGAGAGAGCCACTTGTACTTGAAGCTTTACATGATGAAGAAGTTGACCTTTGCGGAGTTGTATTCGTAGGATCACCTCAGATCAATGCAGAGAAGTACTATGTATCTCGTCGTGTAGGACATACAGTAGAAATGATGGATGTTGACGGAGCTTTCGTTACAACAGAAGGATTCGGAAATAACCACATCGACTTCGCAAGCCACATCGAGCAGATCGGTATGAGAGGAATTCCTGTAGTAGGACTTTCATTCTGCGCTGTTCAGGGTGCACTTGTTGTTGGTAACAAGTACATGCAGTACATGGTTGACAATAACAAATCAGAGTCTGGTATCGAGAATGAGGTACTTGGATGTAATACACTTTGCCAGGAAGAGGGTATCCGTGCCCTTGCTATGCTGAAAGCAGCTATGGCTGGTGAAGAAGTAAAAGCCGCTGAGAAGAAGTGGAATCCAAACGTTAAAGCTACTAACGTTGAGCTGATCGAAGCAGCTTGCGGTAAGAAGATTGAACTCGTAGACAACGAGCAGTCTCTGCCAATGAGCCAGAAACGTAAAGAAAAATACGACTAA
- a CDS encoding CBO2463/CBO2479 domain-containing protein, translated as MDNERLHYGDKIIYMEGVIVAVDDCSISVDLKGRLGFFKAPKRMFICDTEPKVGQEVGWNMSFPEQLGPEVNEKYVSNIEKERRKQQEMQARLDANKED; from the coding sequence ATGGATAATGAACGTTTACACTATGGCGATAAGATCATTTATATGGAAGGTGTCATCGTAGCGGTCGACGACTGTAGTATCAGCGTTGACTTAAAAGGACGTCTGGGGTTCTTTAAAGCTCCGAAGAGAATGTTCATCTGCGATACAGAGCCGAAAGTAGGTCAGGAAGTTGGCTGGAACATGAGTTTCCCGGAACAGCTCGGACCGGAAGTAAATGAGAAATACGTCAGCAATATTGAAAAAGAACGTCGCAAACAACAAGAAATGCAAGCACGTTTGGATGCTAATAAGGAGGATTAA
- a CDS encoding YcxB family protein translates to MFVNEYVMTRKRYDKWAAPKFWRLPIFYVYCVIFASGTFGWIYFHHVGASLRWQSVGATLSFIAIYRGVFFKWMHADKTFRVMRTQYFNDKDWTCKVMIREKDIALYINNKINNHVNWEDLTKFEEAKTYYKLTSKDQIEGVMLDKESFTKGDSESFKQWMLEQHPEIEYGPIDPAFDK, encoded by the coding sequence ATGTTTGTTAACGAATATGTAATGACACGTAAACGCTACGACAAATGGGCAGCTCCAAAGTTCTGGAGACTTCCTATCTTCTACGTATATTGTGTAATCTTTGCATCCGGAACTTTCGGCTGGATTTATTTTCATCATGTAGGAGCTTCACTCAGATGGCAGTCTGTTGGTGCCACACTTTCATTTATAGCCATCTACCGTGGAGTATTTTTCAAATGGATGCACGCTGATAAAACTTTCCGTGTAATGCGTACTCAATATTTCAACGATAAAGACTGGACCTGTAAAGTCATGATCCGCGAAAAGGACATTGCCCTTTACATTAACAATAAGATAAATAACCATGTAAACTGGGAAGATCTTACCAAATTCGAAGAGGCGAAAACTTATTACAAGCTCACTTCCAAAGACCAGATTGAAGGCGTTATGCTTGACAAAGAGTCTTTCACCAAAGGCGACTCCGAAAGTTTCAAACAATGGATGTTAGAACAACATCCCGAAATCGAATACGGACCTATCGATCCTGCATTCGATAAATAA
- the rplB gene encoding 50S ribosomal protein L2: MGIKTYRPYTPSRRQMTGSDFSEITKTTPEKSLLAPKSRQAGRNNQGKITVRHRGGGAKKKYRIIDFKRRKDNIHATVLGIEYDPNRTANIALICYEDGEKAYIIAPEGLTDGMTVMNGPEAEVKIGNCLPLAQIPVGTQIHNIELHPGKGGQMVRSAGNSAQLMAKEGKYATLRLPSGEMRMVPLECRASIGVVGNGDHNLVNIGKAGRKRHMGIRPTVRGSVMNPNDHPHGGGEGKTGIGRPGPCTPWGKPALGLKTRKKNKASNKMIVRRRDGKAIK, encoded by the coding sequence ATGGGAATTAAAACATACCGCCCATATACGCCTTCCAGAAGACAGATGACTGGTTCTGATTTCTCTGAAATCACAAAGACAACACCAGAAAAATCTCTGTTAGCTCCAAAGAGTAGACAGGCTGGACGTAATAATCAAGGAAAAATCACAGTTAGACACCGCGGAGGCGGAGCTAAGAAAAAATATAGAATTATCGACTTCAAGAGAAGAAAAGACAATATCCACGCTACTGTACTTGGTATCGAATATGATCCAAACAGAACAGCTAACATTGCTCTGATCTGCTATGAAGATGGTGAAAAAGCATATATCATCGCACCTGAAGGACTGACAGACGGAATGACAGTTATGAATGGACCAGAAGCTGAAGTTAAGATCGGTAACTGCCTCCCATTAGCACAGATTCCAGTTGGTACTCAGATCCACAACATCGAGCTTCATCCTGGAAAAGGCGGACAGATGGTTCGTTCCGCAGGTAACAGTGCTCAGTTAATGGCTAAAGAAGGAAAATATGCAACTCTCAGACTTCCATCAGGAGAAATGAGAATGGTACCGCTTGAGTGCAGAGCTTCTATCGGAGTTGTAGGAAATGGTGATCACAACCTGGTCAACATTGGTAAAGCAGGACGTAAACGTCATATGGGAATCAGACCTACAGTTCGTGGTTCTGTTATGAACCCGAATGACCATCCGCATGGTGGTGGTGAAGGTAAGACAGGAATCGGTCGTCCGGGTCCGTGTACACCTTGGGGTAAACCAGCACTTGGTCTTAAGACAAGAAAGAAAAATAAAGCTTCTAACAAGATGATCGTAAGAAGAAGAGATGGTAAAGCAATTAAATAG
- the rpsJ gene encoding 30S ribosomal protein S10: MASQVMRITLKAYDHQLVDASAKKIIETVKKNGSKVSGPVPLPTKKEVVTILRAVHKYKDSREQFEQRTHKRLIDIIAPTQKTVDALSRLEMPAGVAIDIKMK, encoded by the coding sequence ATGGCAAGTCAAGTAATGAGAATCACTTTGAAAGCGTATGATCATCAGTTAGTAGATGCATCCGCTAAGAAAATCATCGAAACTGTAAAGAAAAACGGATCTAAGGTGAGTGGACCTGTACCACTTCCGACAAAGAAGGAAGTAGTTACAATCTTAAGAGCTGTTCACAAATACAAAGATTCCAGAGAACAGTTCGAACAGAGAACTCATAAGAGACTGATCGATATCATTGCACCAACACAGAAGACTGTAGATGCATTATCTAGATTAGAGATGCCAGCTGGTGTAGCTATTGATATCAAAATGAAATAA
- a CDS encoding LysR family transcriptional regulator, translated as MDIKSWKIMLAVDDYGSFTRVGAELGYTQSGITQMMKNLEKKVGFPLYIKDHHGITLTNEAKSLIPAIRTLLNADEVIHQEIAALNGAQRGTIRIGTYLSCSIHWIPKIIREFQQKHPDIIIQVIEGVEGELADWIQERRVDIGFISLQKNHKYQFLPVMNDLMYAVVPENDPLAKEEEIPIEAFEDAPFIITEYTPGSDVHRILKKHKIHPDIRYVTRNEFSSLSMVEHELGYSILPGLLLRGQQGKFVKRPLKPTITRQLGLAYSSLKNLSPASKTFLEYAKDFLLDD; from the coding sequence ATGGACATCAAAAGTTGGAAAATCATGTTAGCCGTTGATGATTACGGCAGCTTTACCCGCGTAGGCGCGGAACTTGGATACACACAATCCGGTATTACGCAAATGATGAAAAATCTGGAAAAGAAAGTCGGGTTCCCGCTCTACATCAAAGACCACCACGGTATTACACTTACAAATGAAGCAAAGTCACTTATTCCGGCAATCCGCACATTATTGAATGCCGATGAAGTAATTCATCAGGAAATTGCTGCATTAAATGGTGCGCAGAGAGGAACCATCCGCATCGGCACTTATCTAAGCTGTTCAATTCACTGGATTCCAAAGATCATCCGAGAATTCCAGCAGAAACATCCGGATATCATCATCCAGGTTATCGAAGGGGTTGAAGGAGAACTTGCCGACTGGATTCAGGAACGACGTGTAGATATCGGATTTATCAGTCTGCAGAAAAATCATAAATATCAGTTTCTTCCGGTCATGAACGACTTGATGTACGCAGTTGTTCCAGAAAACGATCCTCTTGCAAAAGAAGAAGAAATTCCAATCGAAGCATTTGAAGATGCACCTTTTATCATCACAGAATACACACCAGGAAGCGACGTACACCGTATTTTAAAAAAGCATAAAATCCATCCGGATATCCGCTATGTAACCAGAAATGAATTTTCTTCCCTTTCCATGGTCGAACACGAACTAGGATATTCTATCCTCCCGGGTCTTTTACTTCGCGGCCAGCAGGGAAAATTTGTAAAACGTCCATTGAAGCCAACAATTACAAGACAGTTAGGACTTGCATATTCTTCTCTCAAAAATCTGTCACCTGCTTCAAAGACTTTTCTGGAATATGCAAAAGACTTTCTGTTAGATGATTAA
- the prdD gene encoding proline reductase cluster protein PrdD → MAEKEIDLRRLVIKAFHMTDVEWGEYNNITTDGHMTVSKEMIDQLVAQDDCIEKIDIQIIKPGDHDRWTNTIMDIIPISTKVLGKLGEGITHTITGVYVMLTGVDVNGKQCHEFGSSEGNLKEQLCLNRAGTPGDDDYIISFDVTFAAGMGQERHGPFTAHKLCDEFIQTYREKLKKFKGDKCTERHEYHDKVRPGKKKVVIIRQVAGQGAMYDTWMFPDEPSGVEGGRSIIDMGNMPVMITPNEYRDGMIRSMQ, encoded by the coding sequence ATGGCTGAGAAAGAGATAGACTTAAGACGCCTTGTGATCAAAGCATTTCATATGACAGATGTGGAATGGGGTGAGTACAATAATATCACAACGGATGGCCATATGACGGTCAGCAAAGAGATGATCGATCAGCTTGTTGCACAGGATGATTGTATTGAGAAGATTGATATTCAGATTATTAAACCGGGAGACCATGACAGATGGACGAACACGATTATGGATATCATTCCAATCTCAACAAAAGTGCTTGGTAAATTGGGAGAAGGAATAACTCACACTATAACGGGTGTATATGTTATGTTGACGGGCGTTGATGTGAACGGAAAGCAGTGTCACGAATTTGGTTCATCAGAAGGCAATCTGAAGGAACAGTTGTGCTTAAACCGTGCAGGTACACCGGGAGATGATGATTATATTATTTCGTTTGATGTAACATTTGCTGCTGGTATGGGGCAGGAGAGACATGGGCCATTTACTGCACACAAACTCTGTGATGAATTCATTCAGACATACAGAGAGAAACTGAAAAAGTTCAAAGGTGATAAGTGCACAGAACGTCATGAATATCATGATAAAGTAAGACCTGGAAAGAAGAAGGTTGTAATTATCCGTCAGGTGGCTGGACAGGGAGCTATGTATGATACATGGATGTTCCCGGATGAACCGTCAGGGGTTGAAGGCGGACGTTCGATTATCGATATGGGCAATATGCCGGTTATGATTACTCCGAATGAGTACAGAGACGGCATGATCCGCTCGATGCAGTAA
- the rplW gene encoding 50S ribosomal protein L23 translates to MANVQYYDVILKPVVTEKSMELMGEKKYTFLVHPEATKSQIKEAVEKMFTGTKVEKVNTMNNDGKKKRVRGTYNFGKTAKTKKAIVKLTEDSADIEIFQGL, encoded by the coding sequence ATGGCAAACGTTCAGTATTATGATGTAATCCTTAAACCTGTAGTAACAGAAAAGAGTATGGAACTTATGGGAGAAAAGAAATACACTTTCTTAGTACACCCAGAAGCAACAAAATCTCAGATTAAAGAAGCTGTTGAAAAGATGTTTACAGGAACTAAAGTAGAGAAAGTAAACACAATGAACAACGATGGAAAGAAGAAAAGAGTTCGTGGAACTTACAACTTCGGAAAAACAGCTAAAACTAAAAAAGCAATCGTAAAACTTACAGAAGATAGCGCAGATATCGAGATCTTCCAGGGATTATAA
- the rplD gene encoding 50S ribosomal protein L4, with amino-acid sequence MANVSVYNIEGKEVGKIDLSDAVFGVEVNEHLVHMAVVSQLANNRQGTQKAKTRSEVSGGGRKPWRQKGTGHARQGSTRAPQWTGGGVVFAPVPRDYSFKMNKREKRAALKSALTSRVEENKFIVIDEINFEEAKTKNFANILKNLDVSKALVVLEDDNKNAELSARNIADVKTAKTNTINVYDILKYNTVITTKAVVAKIEEVYA; translated from the coding sequence ATGGCTAACGTATCTGTTTATAATATCGAAGGTAAAGAAGTTGGTAAGATCGACTTAAGCGATGCTGTATTCGGTGTTGAAGTTAATGAACATCTTGTACACATGGCAGTTGTAAGCCAGCTTGCAAATAACCGTCAGGGAACACAGAAAGCAAAAACACGTTCTGAAGTTTCTGGTGGTGGAAGAAAACCATGGAGACAGAAAGGAACCGGTCATGCAAGACAGGGATCTACAAGAGCTCCACAGTGGACAGGCGGCGGAGTTGTATTCGCACCAGTTCCGAGAGATTATTCTTTCAAAATGAATAAGAGAGAGAAGAGAGCAGCTCTGAAATCTGCACTCACATCAAGAGTTGAAGAAAACAAATTCATCGTAATCGATGAGATCAACTTCGAAGAAGCAAAGACAAAGAACTTTGCAAACATTCTTAAGAATTTAGATGTATCTAAAGCATTAGTAGTATTAGAGGATGACAACAAGAACGCAGAGCTTTCAGCAAGAAACATCGCTGATGTTAAGACTGCAAAGACTAATACAATCAATGTGTACGATATCTTAAAATACAACACAGTAATCACAACAAAAGCTGTTGTTGCTAAAATCGAGGAGGTGTACGCATAA
- a CDS encoding glycine/sarcosine/betaine reductase component B subunit, translated as MGIGPSTKETSLHHFRDPLLEVVAEDTDLDLLGLIIVGTPDDNKDKMLVGTRAAAMAECMRADGVIISSDGWGNSDVDYTNTCEQLGIRGIPVTGLNFSGTVAKFVVENDYLDGIVDINKSADGTETDVVGENNMVRVDCLKAKALLKLKMRHKDEQEGR; from the coding sequence ATGGGAATTGGACCATCGACAAAAGAAACATCATTACATCATTTCAGAGATCCGCTGTTGGAAGTAGTGGCAGAGGATACAGATCTGGATCTTCTCGGACTGATCATAGTCGGAACGCCGGATGATAACAAAGATAAAATGCTGGTAGGAACCAGAGCGGCAGCAATGGCAGAATGTATGCGTGCAGATGGAGTAATCATATCATCGGATGGATGGGGAAACAGCGATGTGGATTATACAAATACATGTGAACAGCTTGGAATCAGAGGAATTCCGGTGACGGGACTTAATTTTAGTGGTACTGTTGCAAAATTTGTTGTAGAAAATGATTATCTGGACGGAATTGTGGATATTAATAAAAGCGCAGATGGTACAGAGACAGATGTTGTCGGAGAGAACAACATGGTGAGGGTTGACTGTCTGAAGGCAAAAGCTCTTCTGAAGCTTAAGATGCGTCATAAGGATGAACAGGAAGGACGATAG
- the rpsS gene encoding 30S ribosomal protein S19, producing MARSIKKGPFADASLLKKVDAMNEAGDKSVIKTWSRRSTIFPSMIGHTIAVHDGRKHVPVYVTEDMVGHKLGEFVATRTYRGHGKDEKKSKVR from the coding sequence ATGGCACGTTCTATTAAAAAAGGACCATTCGCAGACGCAAGCCTGCTTAAAAAGGTTGATGCTATGAACGAGGCTGGAGACAAGTCTGTAATCAAGACATGGTCCCGTCGTTCTACAATCTTCCCAAGCATGATCGGACACACAATTGCTGTTCATGACGGAAGAAAGCACGTACCTGTATATGTTACTGAAGATATGGTTGGACACAAACTCGGAGAGTTCGTAGCAACCAGAACTTACAGAGGACACGGAAAAGACGAAAAGAAATCCAAAGTTAGATAA
- the rplC gene encoding 50S ribosomal protein L3 has product MKKAILATKVGMTQIFNEDGTLTPVTVLQAGPCAVTQIKTVENDGYEAVQVGFVDKKDKIINKDKGGKKEIVHRHGVTKAEQGHFAKAGVTGKRYVREFKFENASEYELGQEIKADIFAAGDKIDATAISKGKGFQGAIKRHNQSRGPMAHGSKYHRHAGSNGACSDPSKVFKGKHMPGHMGSKKITVQNLVVVRVDAENNLLLVKGSVPGPKKSLVTIKEAVKAN; this is encoded by the coding sequence ATGAAGAAAGCTATTTTAGCAACAAAAGTCGGAATGACTCAGATCTTCAACGAAGACGGAACACTTACTCCGGTAACAGTTCTTCAGGCTGGACCTTGTGCTGTAACACAGATCAAGACTGTTGAGAATGACGGATACGAAGCTGTTCAGGTTGGATTCGTTGACAAGAAAGACAAGATCATCAACAAAGACAAAGGCGGAAAGAAAGAAATTGTTCACCGTCACGGTGTAACAAAGGCAGAGCAGGGACACTTTGCTAAAGCCGGTGTTACAGGTAAGAGATATGTAAGAGAATTTAAGTTTGAAAATGCTAGCGAATATGAGTTAGGCCAGGAAATCAAGGCTGATATCTTCGCTGCTGGAGATAAGATTGACGCAACTGCAATCTCTAAAGGAAAAGGATTCCAGGGCGCAATCAAACGTCACAATCAGTCAAGAGGACCTATGGCTCATGGTTCTAAGTATCATCGCCATGCTGGTTCAAACGGTGCTTGTTCAGATCCAAGTAAAGTATTTAAAGGAAAACACATGCCGGGACACATGGGAAGTAAGAAGATTACAGTCCAGAATCTCGTAGTTGTACGTGTTGACGCTGAGAACAACTTACTTCTGGTTAAAGGTTCAGTACCGGGACCTAAGAAATCTTTAGTAACTATCAAAGAAGCAGTAAAAGCTAACTAA
- a CDS encoding proline racemase family protein, whose protein sequence is MKLEAKVNFDRFEEALQVVDAHTAGEFCRMVIGGFPEPEGSTMIEKKKWMEEKYDHVRTALMLEPRGHHDMFGAFLCEPIHEEADLGVIFMDTGGYLNMCGHCTIGAVTVALEAGLVECHEGENEVVLDAPAGIIRTKAHVKDGKVTDVTLTNVPAFIYKDNLTVNIDGVDIPYTISFGGSFFALVDTTKLDIGEINAKTVPAYTELGMKIRDKVNAEVKIQHPTLDITEVDLVEFYGPTPNPDQATMRNVVVFGDAQADRSPCGTGTSAKLATLHGWGELGIGEEFIYESFMGTRFKGVIKEETKIGDYDAVIPMITGSAYLTGVATYLIDSTDPLKYGFLVG, encoded by the coding sequence ATGAAGTTAGAAGCAAAAGTTAACTTCGACCGGTTTGAAGAAGCTCTTCAGGTTGTAGATGCTCATACAGCCGGTGAGTTCTGCCGTATGGTCATCGGAGGATTTCCTGAGCCAGAAGGCAGCACAATGATCGAAAAGAAAAAATGGATGGAGGAAAAATACGACCACGTTCGTACAGCATTAATGCTGGAGCCTAGAGGACATCATGATATGTTCGGTGCTTTCCTTTGCGAGCCAATCCACGAAGAAGCAGATCTTGGGGTAATCTTCATGGATACAGGCGGCTACCTGAACATGTGTGGACACTGTACAATCGGAGCTGTTACAGTAGCCCTCGAAGCTGGTCTTGTTGAATGCCACGAAGGTGAGAACGAAGTTGTTCTGGATGCTCCTGCAGGAATCATCAGAACAAAAGCTCATGTAAAAGACGGAAAGGTAACAGATGTAACTCTTACAAACGTACCTGCATTCATTTACAAAGACAACTTAACAGTTAATATCGACGGAGTAGACATTCCTTATACTATTTCTTTCGGTGGAAGTTTCTTCGCACTGGTTGATACTACAAAGCTTGACATTGGCGAAATCAACGCTAAGACAGTTCCTGCTTATACAGAACTCGGAATGAAGATTCGTGATAAAGTCAACGCAGAAGTTAAGATCCAGCATCCAACTCTGGACATCACAGAAGTTGACCTGGTTGAATTCTACGGACCAACACCGAATCCGGATCAGGCTACAATGAGAAACGTTGTTGTATTCGGAGATGCTCAGGCTGACCGTTCACCTTGCGGAACAGGTACAAGTGCCAAACTCGCTACTCTTCACGGATGGGGCGAACTCGGAATCGGCGAAGAATTTATTTATGAAAGTTTCATGGGAACACGCTTCAAAGGTGTGATCAAAGAAGAAACTAAGATCGGTGATTACGATGCAGTAATCCCAATGATCACAGGAAGTGCATATCTTACAGGTGTTGCTACTTACTTAATTGACTCTACAGATCCATTAAAATATGGTTTCCTTGTAGGCTAA